Proteins encoded within one genomic window of Halorussus salilacus:
- a CDS encoding ABC transporter permease — protein sequence MDLFESLRLSGRAIRSHKLRSTLTTLGVVIGVAAVITFVTLGTSLRADVLGQVGGERTPNVYVWAGPEGEDGAPGAGAQPVFTERDLAELRDLPGVSAVVPRGVVPTAAVSSGGDTVAQRQVIATSPEYFDSGEFVAGRGFEPGQREVVLNERAARLFETQATVGDEVTVRLASGESVNATVVGLLNASTSGGPFEGLDSQPLVFVPTDPFYDTTIESPETGRSQRVYPTVTIVAEDFGAVSDVQASTRAYLTNRSDAATLAPGDYAFSVETDQDLVDRLEELLTTLTNFVTGIAVISLVVGSIGIANIMLVSVTERTREIGIMKAVGAQKRDVLQLFLLEAVMLGALGAIVGTPVGILGAYAAAEYIGLELVFPLEWFAIAVGVGMAVGAVSGLYPAWNAARTDPIDALRYE from the coding sequence ATGGACCTCTTCGAGAGCCTGCGGCTCAGCGGGCGCGCCATCCGGAGTCACAAGCTCCGGTCGACGCTGACCACGCTCGGGGTCGTCATCGGCGTCGCGGCGGTCATCACCTTCGTCACGCTCGGGACCAGCCTCCGGGCCGACGTGCTCGGGCAGGTCGGCGGCGAGCGCACGCCCAACGTCTACGTCTGGGCGGGCCCCGAGGGCGAGGACGGCGCGCCGGGCGCGGGCGCACAGCCGGTGTTCACCGAGCGCGACCTCGCCGAACTCCGAGACCTACCGGGCGTCTCGGCGGTCGTCCCGCGGGGGGTGGTACCCACCGCTGCGGTCTCGTCGGGCGGCGACACGGTCGCCCAGCGTCAGGTGATCGCCACCTCACCGGAGTACTTCGACTCCGGCGAGTTCGTCGCCGGGCGCGGCTTCGAGCCGGGCCAGCGCGAGGTCGTGCTGAACGAGCGCGCCGCGAGGCTGTTCGAGACGCAGGCGACCGTCGGCGACGAGGTCACCGTCCGACTCGCGTCCGGGGAGTCGGTGAACGCGACGGTCGTCGGCCTGCTCAACGCCTCGACGTCGGGCGGCCCCTTCGAGGGGCTGGACTCCCAGCCGCTGGTGTTCGTGCCGACCGACCCGTTCTACGACACCACCATCGAGAGCCCCGAGACCGGCCGGTCCCAGCGCGTCTACCCGACCGTGACCATCGTCGCCGAGGACTTCGGCGCGGTCTCGGACGTTCAGGCGTCGACCCGGGCGTACCTCACCAACCGCTCGGACGCCGCGACGCTCGCGCCCGGCGACTACGCGTTCTCGGTCGAGACCGACCAGGACCTCGTCGACCGACTCGAAGAGCTGCTGACCACTCTCACCAACTTCGTGACCGGGATCGCGGTCATCTCGCTCGTCGTCGGCTCCATCGGCATCGCCAACATCATGCTGGTCTCGGTCACCGAGCGCACCCGGGAAATCGGCATCATGAAGGCGGTCGGCGCGCAGAAGCGCGACGTGCTCCAGCTGTTCCTGCTGGAGGCGGTCATGCTGGGCGCGCTCGGGGCCATCGTCGGGACTCCGGTCGGCATCCTCGGGGCGTACGCGGCCGCCGAGTACATCGGGCTCGAACTGGTCTTCCCGCTGGAGTGGTTCGCCATCGCGGTGGGCGTGGGGATGGCGGTCGGCGCGGTGTCGGGGCTGTACCCGGCGTGGAACGCCGCCCGGACCGACCCCATCGACGCGTTGCGCTACGAGTGA
- a CDS encoding ABC transporter ATP-binding protein yields MAASHSDAESDASTDREDAVALRDVRKTYLLGEPVHALDGVSLSIPRGSYTAVMGPSGSGKSTLLNLIGCLDTATDGEVFVNGTEVTGLSDRERTRVRGDEIGFVFQTFNLMPKLTAAENVALPLVFQGVSRSDRREIAEERLDDVGLGNRTGHRPNELSGGQRQRVAIARALVTDPAIILADEPTGNLDSETGRQIMGLFQRLHDDGHTVLMVTHERHIAEHAQRVIHVLDGTIEDVEEIESPRRVETDTV; encoded by the coding sequence ATGGCCGCCAGCCACTCGGACGCCGAGTCCGACGCGTCGACCGACCGCGAGGACGCCGTGGCGCTCCGCGACGTGCGCAAGACCTACCTTCTGGGCGAGCCCGTCCACGCGCTCGACGGCGTCTCGCTCTCGATTCCCCGAGGGTCGTACACCGCCGTGATGGGGCCGAGCGGGTCGGGCAAGTCCACCCTCCTCAATCTCATCGGGTGTCTCGACACCGCGACCGACGGCGAGGTGTTCGTCAACGGCACGGAGGTCACCGGCCTCTCGGACCGCGAGCGGACGCGAGTCCGGGGCGACGAGATCGGTTTCGTCTTCCAGACGTTCAACCTCATGCCCAAGCTGACCGCCGCAGAGAACGTCGCGCTCCCGCTGGTCTTCCAGGGCGTCTCGCGGAGCGACCGGCGCGAGATAGCCGAGGAGCGCCTCGACGACGTCGGACTCGGCAACCGGACCGGCCACCGCCCGAACGAACTCTCGGGCGGCCAGCGCCAGCGGGTCGCCATCGCCCGCGCACTGGTGACCGACCCCGCCATCATCCTCGCCGACGAGCCGACCGGGAACTTGGACAGCGAGACGGGCCGCCAGATCATGGGGCTGTTCCAGCGCCTCCACGACGACGGCCACACCGTCCTGATGGTGACCCACGAGCGCCACATCGCCGAACACGCCCAGCGCGTCATCCACGTCCTCGACGGCACGATAGAGGACGTAGAGGAGATCGAATCGCCCCGGCGGGTCGAGACCGACACCGTCTGA
- the rpiA gene encoding ribose-5-phosphate isomerase RpiA, with the protein MKTTGGSERAKRAAGESAADAVEDGAVVGLGTGSTAAHAIRAIGRAVDSGLDVRGVPTSFQSRELAKEAGIPLVGLDEVDGIDLAIDGADQFSGPHLVKGGGAAHAREKIVDATADRLLVVADPSKAARQLDHPVPIEVLPDARTTVADEVRALGGAPTLRSAERKDGPVVTDNGNLVLDCEFGGIDRPAELADDLSALPGAVEHGLFVGMADEVHVGSDDGVEVTRF; encoded by the coding sequence ATGAAGACGACCGGCGGAAGCGAACGGGCGAAGCGCGCGGCGGGCGAGAGCGCCGCCGACGCGGTCGAGGACGGTGCGGTGGTCGGTCTCGGGACCGGGTCGACCGCGGCCCACGCCATCCGAGCCATCGGGCGGGCGGTCGACAGCGGCCTCGACGTGCGCGGGGTTCCGACCTCCTTCCAGTCGCGAGAGCTCGCCAAGGAGGCCGGGATTCCGCTGGTCGGCCTCGACGAGGTCGACGGGATAGACCTCGCCATCGACGGGGCCGACCAGTTCTCGGGCCCGCACCTCGTGAAGGGCGGCGGCGCTGCCCACGCCCGCGAGAAGATCGTGGACGCGACGGCCGACCGACTGCTCGTGGTCGCCGACCCGAGCAAGGCCGCCAGACAGTTGGACCACCCGGTGCCCATCGAGGTGCTCCCGGACGCGCGGACGACCGTCGCAGACGAGGTCCGCGCGCTGGGCGGCGCGCCCACCCTCCGGTCGGCCGAGCGCAAGGACGGTCCGGTCGTGACCGACAACGGCAACCTCGTCCTCGACTGCGAGTTCGGCGGAATCGACCGACCGGCCGAACTCGCCGACGACCTCTCGGCGCTCCCCGGTGCGGTCGAACACGGACTGTTCGTCGGGATGGCCGACGAGGTCCACGTCGGGAGCGACGACGGCGTCGAAGTCACTCGGTTCTGA
- a CDS encoding DUF1931 family protein, giving the protein MADLIVKAAVKDALDDKNVASDFYDALDERVDELLDEAARRAEANDRKTVQPRDL; this is encoded by the coding sequence ATGGCAGACCTCATCGTCAAAGCCGCTGTCAAGGACGCACTGGACGACAAGAACGTGGCGTCGGACTTCTACGACGCCCTCGACGAGCGCGTCGACGAGCTCCTCGACGAGGCCGCCCGCCGCGCCGAGGCCAACGACCGAAAGACCGTCCAGCCCCGCGACCTGTAA
- the larB gene encoding nickel pincer cofactor biosynthesis protein LarB, whose amino-acid sequence MRELLEAVAAGEVSVAEAESRLSGYATGDAGRFDAARETRRGVPEAILGDAKTPAEVASLATTAVETTGRAIATRTDADQQTAVRERLAEDHPDAGVTVHGRSGAVVAHADDFEPPDVDATVGVVTAGTSDAVPAGEAAVLAREMGATVERVDDVGVAALTRIVDQLDRLREADVLVVAAGREGALPTVVAGLVNAPVIGLPVSTGYGHGGEGEAALSGMLQSCTVLSAVNVDAGFVAGAQAGLVARAVGDAREG is encoded by the coding sequence ATGCGCGAACTACTCGAAGCGGTCGCCGCGGGAGAGGTGAGCGTCGCGGAGGCCGAATCCCGTCTCTCGGGGTACGCGACCGGTGACGCCGGGCGATTCGACGCCGCACGAGAGACCCGACGGGGCGTCCCCGAGGCCATCCTGGGCGACGCCAAGACCCCCGCGGAGGTCGCGTCGCTCGCGACCACCGCGGTCGAGACCACCGGCCGGGCCATCGCGACCCGGACCGACGCCGACCAGCAGACCGCGGTCCGCGAGCGACTCGCCGAGGACCACCCTGACGCCGGGGTGACGGTCCACGGCCGCTCGGGCGCGGTGGTGGCCCACGCCGACGACTTCGAGCCCCCCGACGTGGACGCGACGGTCGGCGTGGTCACCGCGGGGACCAGCGACGCGGTCCCGGCGGGCGAGGCCGCGGTCCTCGCCCGGGAGATGGGCGCGACGGTCGAGCGCGTCGACGACGTCGGCGTGGCCGCGCTGACCCGCATCGTCGACCAGCTCGACCGCCTCCGTGAGGCCGACGTGCTGGTCGTCGCCGCGGGCCGGGAGGGGGCGCTCCCGACGGTGGTCGCGGGGCTGGTGAACGCGCCCGTCATCGGCCTACCGGTCTCGACGGGGTACGGACACGGCGGCGAGGGCGAGGCCGCGCTGTCGGGGATGCTCCAGTCCTGCACCGTGCTGTCGGCGGTCAACGTCGACGCGGGGTTCGTCGCGGGCGCGCAGGCCGGGCTCGTCGCCCGGGCCGTGGGGGACGCGCGAGAAGGGTAG
- a CDS encoding DUF7563 family protein: MPECDHCGAHVSERFARVFADAEGRIRACPACSANAGIAEVARQRSREARV, encoded by the coding sequence ATGCCAGAGTGTGACCACTGTGGTGCGCACGTTTCGGAGCGATTCGCGCGGGTGTTCGCCGACGCCGAGGGGCGGATTCGGGCCTGTCCGGCCTGCTCGGCCAACGCCGGAATCGCCGAGGTTGCGCGCCAGCGCTCCAGAGAAGCGAGAGTATAG
- a CDS encoding GIY-YIG nuclease family protein, translating to MTDHWAYVIECDDGSFYTGYTTDLERRVREHDRGEGAKYTRGRTPVELVHAERFGSKSAAMSREYEIKQLSRVQKERLVADESERAADD from the coding sequence GTGACCGACCACTGGGCGTACGTGATCGAGTGCGACGACGGCAGTTTCTACACCGGCTACACGACCGACCTTGAGCGGCGAGTCCGCGAACACGACCGCGGCGAGGGCGCGAAGTACACCCGCGGGCGCACCCCGGTCGAACTCGTCCACGCCGAGCGGTTCGGCTCGAAGTCGGCGGCGATGTCCCGCGAGTACGAGATAAAACAGCTCTCGCGTGTCCAGAAGGAGCGGTTGGTCGCCGACGAGAGCGAGCGAGCGGCCGACGACTGA
- a CDS encoding NADPH-dependent FMN reductase, translated as MSPTPTVVALAGSMRDGSYTRIALRHALDAAAERGAETELLDVREYDLPVFDPDDPEPEAATELKREIREADSVLWGSPVYHGSYSAAFRNVHDYCGWDEYEDTTVGLLVSAGGGSFGSTLDHMRVTARGVHAWVLPHQVGIRNASDKIAGDEVVDEDIEARVRKLGEQATKYAFIDPEVTAGGVEAEAEETAADD; from the coding sequence ATGAGCCCCACGCCCACGGTCGTCGCGCTCGCGGGGAGCATGCGCGACGGCAGTTACACCCGAATCGCCCTCCGCCACGCGCTCGACGCCGCGGCGGAACGCGGGGCCGAGACCGAACTCCTCGACGTCCGCGAGTACGACCTCCCCGTGTTCGACCCCGACGACCCCGAACCCGAGGCCGCGACCGAACTCAAGCGCGAGATTCGAGAGGCCGATTCGGTCCTCTGGGGGAGTCCGGTCTACCACGGGTCGTACTCCGCGGCGTTCCGCAACGTCCACGACTACTGCGGGTGGGACGAGTACGAGGACACCACGGTCGGCCTGCTGGTCTCGGCGGGCGGCGGGTCGTTCGGGAGCACGCTCGACCACATGCGCGTGACCGCCCGCGGGGTCCACGCGTGGGTGCTCCCCCATCAGGTCGGCATCAGGAACGCCAGCGACAAGATAGCGGGCGACGAGGTCGTCGACGAGGACATCGAAGCGCGCGTTCGGAAACTCGGCGAGCAGGCCACGAAGTACGCCTTCATCGACCCCGAGGTGACCGCCGGGGGTGTCGAGGCCGAGGCCGAGGAGACCGCGGCCGACGACTGA
- a CDS encoding twin-arginine translocation signal domain-containing protein — translation MTRDNDTRQRLVDDETRRSFLKKSAVATVGASALGTGVGAAQDLDLDDNWKALIFVDNFHPQARFTFVSDVVEWTPNYGDVNDSWFSDYNTRMIRWLNTDETVPLFVAEDAEIGEYDGDLGFVTDADDDSDQPQLFEMEREWTPFGDNPRLTEVEASPVPEDEEDQILENEDWWQTGGGDGTTANETATNETAANASAPSVTDDPF, via the coding sequence ATGACACGAGACAACGACACGAGACAGCGACTGGTCGACGACGAGACGCGACGTTCGTTCCTGAAGAAGAGCGCGGTGGCGACCGTCGGTGCGAGCGCGCTCGGAACCGGTGTCGGGGCCGCACAGGACCTCGACCTCGACGACAACTGGAAGGCGCTCATCTTCGTCGACAACTTTCATCCGCAGGCCCGGTTCACGTTCGTCTCGGACGTCGTGGAGTGGACGCCCAACTACGGCGACGTGAACGACAGTTGGTTCTCGGACTACAACACGCGGATGATTCGGTGGCTCAACACCGACGAGACCGTCCCGCTGTTCGTGGCGGAGGACGCCGAAATCGGTGAGTACGACGGCGACCTCGGATTCGTGACCGACGCCGACGACGACAGCGACCAACCGCAACTGTTCGAGATGGAGCGAGAGTGGACCCCCTTCGGCGACAATCCGCGTCTCACCGAGGTCGAGGCCAGTCCCGTCCCTGAGGACGAGGAAGATCAGATCCTCGAGAACGAGGACTGGTGGCAGACCGGCGGCGGCGACGGAACCACCGCGAACGAGACCGCCACGAACGAAACTGCCGCGAACGCGAGCGCGCCGAGCGTGACTGACGACCCGTTCTGA
- a CDS encoding phosphoglucomutase/phosphomannomutase family protein has product METPISFGTDGWRATLDEFTAPRVRMVGQAVADYLREVEDRDGGTVAVGYDARETSRGFAEELCRVLAANGFDALIPPRDCPTPLAVWTVADRDLAGALVVSASHNPPNYNGVKFFPHDAAPALPEVTDEIMARIGEPRALPDDEQGSVREEDLLEPYAEHLFDLVDADLDGLEVVYDAMHGSGRGFTDELLERAGADVERLRCEQDPEFGGTNPEPSPENLQGLVDAVREGDADLGIANDGDADRIALVTPERGFLDENLFFAATYDYLLEDDSGPAVRTVSTTFLVDRVAEAHGEEVVETAVGYKWVAEAMGDHDALVGGEESGGFSIRGHNREKDGVLMALLAGAVESERSYDDRVDALLAEFGEIHQSKVSVDCPDDRKEGVLSDLEARLPDEVAGEHVENVNTTDGFKILLEDGSWLLVRPSGTEPKMRVYAEAASAERVEELLDAGRGLVEPLV; this is encoded by the coding sequence ATGGAGACGCCGATTTCGTTCGGAACCGACGGCTGGCGAGCGACGCTGGACGAGTTCACCGCCCCTCGCGTCCGGATGGTCGGACAGGCGGTCGCCGACTACCTCCGAGAGGTCGAAGACCGCGACGGTGGCACCGTCGCGGTCGGCTACGACGCCCGCGAGACCTCGCGGGGGTTCGCCGAGGAACTGTGTCGCGTGCTGGCCGCCAACGGCTTCGACGCCCTGATTCCGCCCCGGGACTGCCCGACGCCACTCGCGGTCTGGACCGTCGCCGACCGCGACCTCGCTGGCGCACTCGTGGTGTCGGCCAGCCACAACCCCCCGAACTACAACGGCGTGAAGTTCTTCCCCCACGACGCCGCGCCCGCCCTGCCCGAGGTCACCGACGAGATAATGGCCCGCATCGGCGAACCCCGCGCGCTCCCCGACGACGAGCAGGGGAGCGTCCGCGAGGAGGACCTGCTCGAACCCTACGCCGAGCACCTGTTCGACCTCGTCGATGCCGACTTGGACGGTCTCGAAGTCGTCTACGACGCGATGCACGGGTCGGGCCGGGGATTCACCGACGAACTCCTCGAACGCGCCGGGGCCGACGTCGAGCGCCTGCGCTGCGAGCAGGACCCCGAGTTCGGCGGCACCAACCCCGAACCGAGCCCCGAGAACCTGCAGGGCCTCGTGGACGCGGTACGGGAGGGCGACGCCGACCTCGGCATCGCCAACGACGGCGACGCCGACCGCATCGCGCTCGTCACGCCCGAGCGGGGCTTCCTCGACGAGAACCTCTTCTTCGCGGCGACCTACGACTACCTGCTCGAAGACGACTCGGGTCCGGCGGTCCGGACCGTCTCGACCACCTTCCTCGTCGACCGCGTGGCCGAGGCCCACGGCGAGGAGGTCGTCGAGACCGCGGTCGGCTACAAGTGGGTCGCCGAGGCGATGGGCGACCACGACGCGCTCGTCGGCGGCGAGGAGTCCGGCGGCTTCTCCATCCGGGGCCACAACCGCGAGAAGGACGGCGTGCTGATGGCGCTACTCGCGGGGGCGGTCGAGAGCGAGCGCTCCTACGACGACCGAGTCGACGCCCTGCTCGCGGAGTTCGGCGAAATCCACCAGAGTAAGGTGAGCGTGGACTGTCCCGACGACCGCAAGGAGGGCGTCCTCTCGGACCTCGAAGCACGGCTCCCCGACGAGGTGGCGGGCGAGCACGTCGAGAACGTCAACACCACCGACGGATTCAAGATTCTGCTCGAAGACGGGTCGTGGTTGCTGGTCCGGCCCAGCGGCACGGAACCCAAGATGCGGGTGTACGCGGAGGCGGCGAGCGCCGAGCGCGTCGAGGAACTGCTCGATGCGGGTCGGGGGCTGGTCGAGCCGCTGGTCTAG
- a CDS encoding GNAT family N-acetyltransferase has protein sequence MSVRVREATPGDRLGIRRVLDAAMLEVGEDLSERIAAGDALVASEARSAGRDEHSRAAASVARGDASERRAVEPRGDEDAGQDRRDAPILGALVLVPLGRTRDSDRRGVDARVDAVAVRRSRRGRGIGAELVRTAAERHPRLTAEFDPNVRPFYESLGFEVAPVGGEESDRLRGVLETEG, from the coding sequence ATGAGCGTTCGAGTCCGCGAGGCGACACCCGGCGACCGACTCGGGATTCGTCGGGTGCTGGACGCCGCGATGCTGGAAGTCGGCGAGGACCTCTCCGAGCGGATAGCGGCGGGGGACGCGCTGGTCGCGAGCGAGGCGCGAAGCGCCGGGAGAGACGAGCACTCCCGAGCCGCCGCGAGCGTCGCTCGCGGAGACGCCTCGGAACGCCGAGCGGTGGAACCGCGAGGCGACGAGGACGCCGGGCAGGACCGACGCGACGCCCCGATTCTCGGCGCGCTCGTGCTGGTCCCTCTCGGTCGGACCCGCGACTCGGACCGCCGCGGCGTCGACGCGCGCGTCGACGCCGTGGCGGTTCGACGCTCCCGGCGCGGGCGGGGAATCGGTGCCGAACTGGTCCGAACGGCCGCCGAGCGCCACCCCCGACTCACCGCCGAGTTCGACCCGAACGTCCGGCCCTTCTACGAGTCGCTTGGGTTCGAGGTGGCTCCGGTCGGAGGCGAGGAGAGCGACCGACTCCGGGGCGTCCTCGAAACCGAAGGCTGA
- a CDS encoding peroxiredoxin family protein, with product MLRLIKGGSDDEAGTGLAAGDEADTGPVPEFDRERDALGVSDLDFELPNAGTGPDPLSLADLAAGPTDGVGRPAPRRETTPRNDAVVLFFQRDYHCRNCREQVQAVADRYDEFRDRHAAVVSVLPESKAKAEKWQEKYHLPFALVADEDTRVADRYGQPVRFGALGKRIDLAGRMPQVAILDVRDDPQLYAVHRGDSPGDRPSVDDVLAMVDRMLADE from the coding sequence GTGCTTCGACTCATCAAGGGCGGTAGCGACGACGAAGCGGGAACCGGCCTCGCGGCGGGCGACGAGGCCGACACCGGACCCGTGCCCGAGTTCGACCGCGAGCGGGACGCGCTGGGGGTCTCGGACCTCGACTTCGAACTCCCGAACGCGGGGACCGGCCCGGACCCGCTCTCGCTGGCCGACCTCGCGGCGGGGCCGACCGACGGCGTCGGTCGGCCCGCGCCGCGCCGCGAGACGACGCCCCGAAACGACGCGGTCGTCCTGTTCTTCCAGCGCGACTACCACTGTCGGAACTGCCGCGAGCAGGTCCAAGCGGTCGCCGACCGCTACGACGAGTTCCGCGACAGACACGCCGCGGTCGTCTCGGTCCTGCCCGAGTCGAAGGCGAAAGCCGAGAAGTGGCAGGAGAAGTATCACCTCCCCTTCGCCCTCGTTGCAGACGAGGACACGCGCGTCGCCGACCGGTACGGCCAGCCGGTGCGGTTCGGGGCGCTCGGCAAGCGCATCGACCTCGCGGGCCGGATGCCGCAGGTCGCGATTCTCGACGTACGCGACGACCCGCAACTGTACGCGGTCCACCGCGGCGACTCGCCCGGCGACCGGCCTTCGGTCGACGACGTGCTGGCGATGGTCGACCGGATGCTCGCCGACGAATGA
- a CDS encoding bactofilin family protein, which yields MKRAFALLLVAVLLLAAVPAPVAAEETRTGGTVVVEADETVEDDLTIFAGTAVIRGTVEGDLTVFAGNVRVDGEVGGDFDGFAGNVRLNGTVTGDANAVGGNVFLEDGARVGGELEAAAGNVALEGEVGEDARLGAGTVTVASTASVGGDLVYGGDLDLAEGASVGGEVRESDDLEVGVTGPVVPGWLGWAYGVLVNLLLGAVVLLVFPAFSDDLAARAVDDPVRTGGVGLLLFVAVPVALVLLAITIVGIPLSLFGALLYAVALWLGTVYGSFAVGTWLVSLADAGSRWLALVVGVVGVALVGRVPFLGGLVSFLVLLVGLGALALGIRNRYRNRRSARRTGAPTGSDMP from the coding sequence ATGAAACGAGCCTTCGCCCTCCTCCTCGTCGCGGTCCTGTTGCTCGCGGCCGTGCCCGCGCCGGTCGCGGCCGAGGAGACCCGGACGGGCGGCACCGTCGTTGTCGAGGCCGACGAGACCGTCGAGGACGACCTGACGATTTTCGCGGGGACCGCCGTGATTCGCGGGACGGTCGAGGGCGACCTGACGGTCTTCGCCGGAAACGTCCGCGTCGACGGCGAGGTCGGCGGCGACTTCGACGGGTTCGCTGGCAACGTCCGACTCAACGGGACCGTGACGGGCGACGCCAACGCGGTCGGCGGGAACGTCTTCCTCGAAGACGGAGCGCGAGTCGGCGGGGAACTGGAGGCTGCCGCGGGCAACGTCGCCCTCGAAGGCGAGGTCGGCGAAGACGCCCGCCTCGGGGCGGGGACCGTCACCGTCGCGTCCACCGCGAGCGTCGGGGGCGACCTCGTGTACGGCGGCGATCTCGACCTCGCGGAGGGCGCGAGCGTCGGCGGCGAGGTTCGCGAGAGCGACGACCTGGAGGTCGGCGTCACGGGGCCCGTCGTCCCGGGGTGGCTCGGCTGGGCGTACGGCGTGCTGGTCAACCTCCTGCTCGGCGCGGTCGTCCTGCTCGTGTTCCCCGCGTTCTCCGACGACCTCGCGGCGCGCGCCGTCGACGACCCGGTCCGCACCGGGGGAGTCGGACTCCTGCTGTTCGTGGCCGTCCCGGTCGCGCTCGTCCTGCTCGCCATCACCATCGTCGGCATCCCGCTGTCGCTGTTCGGCGCGTTGCTGTACGCGGTGGCGCTCTGGCTGGGGACCGTGTACGGCTCGTTCGCGGTCGGGACGTGGCTCGTCTCGCTGGCCGACGCCGGGAGCCGGTGGCTCGCGCTCGTCGTCGGGGTGGTGGGCGTCGCCCTCGTCGGTCGCGTCCCCTTCCTCGGCGGTCTGGTCAGCTTCCTCGTCCTGCTCGTCGGCCTCGGCGCGCTCGCGCTGGGCATCCGGAACCGGTACCGGAATCGCCGGTCGGCGCGCCGGACCGGCGCGCCGACCGGCTCCGATATGCCGTAG
- a CDS encoding replication factor C small subunit, protein MSEVESEAEDEADEAPDAPEPGRQEVWIEKYRPQTLDEVAGHDDITARLKRYVERDDLPHLLFSGPAGVGKTTSATAIAKELYGDDWEGNFLELNASDQRGIDVVRDRIKNFARSSFGGHDYRIIFLDEADSLTSDAQSALRRTMEQFSANTRFILSCNYSSKIIDPIQSRCATFRFGPIDDEGVADQIRKIAAEEDIETTEDGIDALVYAADGDMRKAINALQAAAVMGEVVDEEAVYTITSTARPEEIEEMVRHAFDGDFSKARSVLDDLLTNKGMAGGDIIDQLHRSVWEFDLDDEAAVRLMDRVGEVDYRITEGANERVQLEALLASLSLEDR, encoded by the coding sequence ATGAGCGAGGTCGAGAGCGAGGCCGAAGACGAGGCCGACGAGGCACCCGACGCGCCCGAGCCGGGACGACAGGAGGTCTGGATAGAGAAGTACCGCCCCCAGACCTTGGACGAGGTGGCGGGCCACGACGACATCACCGCGCGCCTGAAGCGCTACGTCGAGCGCGACGACCTGCCCCACCTGCTGTTCTCGGGGCCGGCGGGCGTCGGGAAGACGACCTCCGCCACGGCCATCGCCAAGGAACTCTACGGCGACGACTGGGAGGGGAACTTCCTCGAACTCAACGCATCCGACCAGCGCGGCATCGACGTGGTCCGGGACCGCATCAAGAACTTCGCGCGGTCGTCGTTCGGGGGCCACGACTACCGAATCATCTTCCTCGACGAGGCCGACTCCCTCACGAGCGACGCCCAGTCAGCGTTGCGCCGGACGATGGAGCAGTTCTCCGCGAACACGCGGTTCATCCTGTCGTGCAACTACTCCTCGAAGATCATCGACCCCATCCAGTCGCGCTGCGCGACCTTCCGGTTCGGCCCCATCGACGACGAGGGCGTGGCCGACCAGATTCGGAAGATCGCGGCCGAGGAGGACATCGAGACCACCGAGGACGGCATCGACGCGCTCGTCTACGCCGCCGACGGCGACATGCGCAAGGCCATCAACGCCCTGCAGGCCGCCGCGGTGATGGGCGAGGTCGTCGACGAGGAGGCGGTCTACACCATCACCAGCACGGCCCGTCCCGAGGAGATCGAGGAGATGGTGCGCCACGCGTTCGACGGCGACTTCAGCAAGGCCCGCTCGGTCCTCGACGACCTGCTCACTAACAAGGGGATGGCGGGCGGCGACATCATCGACCAGCTCCACCGTTCTGTCTGGGAGTTCGACCTCGACGACGAGGCCGCGGTCCGGCTGATGGACCGCGTGGGCGAGGTGGATTACCGCATCACCGAGGGCGCGAACGAGCGCGTCCAGCTGGAGGCCCTGCTGGCGTCGCTGTCGCTCGAAGACCGTTAG